A single region of the Anaerolineales bacterium genome encodes:
- a CDS encoding histidinol-phosphatase, translated as MFQKPLQHHLITVDYHTHNARCGHAQGSIEDYIRAALEKGMTEIGISDHSPIYWLDGDDPMPNTAMAKSELDGYVTEILALKAKYEGQIAVRLGLECDYVEGMEDTYHALLAKYPFDYVIGSVHYVFGKNVYDLSRWRDVRDVVGEYREYYRLVEKSAQSGLFDFLAHTSAIMAYAPKPFPVDLDALQDQALAAIREAGACLEINTSGYRKMTTDPFPTVRMIAQAHAMGIPFTFSSDSHNPSQVGYHRDVVEGLFEKHGVTSLATFKERERVMLPLKPVLEIV; from the coding sequence ATGTTCCAAAAACCACTTCAACACCATCTGATCACGGTAGATTACCACACCCATAATGCCCGCTGCGGTCACGCACAGGGAAGTATCGAAGACTACATTCGCGCCGCGCTGGAAAAAGGGATGACAGAGATCGGAATCTCTGACCACAGCCCGATTTACTGGCTTGATGGCGATGATCCGATGCCGAATACGGCAATGGCAAAAAGTGAGCTAGATGGCTATGTGACAGAGATTCTCGCTCTTAAAGCGAAATACGAGGGGCAGATCGCCGTCCGGCTTGGCTTGGAATGTGATTACGTCGAAGGGATGGAGGATACCTACCACGCTCTCCTTGCCAAATACCCTTTCGACTATGTGATCGGGTCTGTCCATTATGTCTTTGGCAAGAACGTTTATGACCTCAGCCGCTGGCGCGATGTTCGGGATGTGGTAGGGGAATACCGCGAGTATTACCGCTTGGTGGAAAAATCTGCGCAGAGCGGGTTGTTCGATTTTCTCGCCCACACCTCGGCAATCATGGCATATGCCCCCAAACCCTTTCCGGTGGACTTAGACGCCCTTCAAGATCAGGCGTTGGCAGCCATTCGGGAGGCGGGCGCTTGCCTAGAGATCAACACCTCTGGCTACCGCAAAATGACCACCGATCCTTTTCCAACAGTGCGGATGATTGCCCAAGCCCACGCGATGGGCATTCCCTTCACCTTCAGTTCCGATTCGCACAACCCCTCCCAAGTGGGCTACCACCGCGATGTGGTGGAAGGGCTTTTCGAGAAGCACGGGGTGACAAGCCTTGCTACCTTCAAAGAGCGGGAACGGGTCATGCTCCCGCTAAAACCTGTCTTAGAGATCGTCTGA
- the trxA gene encoding thioredoxin: MPSPAAAENTSKALQTKPVTVTDATFEQEVLKSTLPVMVDFWAEWCGPCRQVAPILDKLAAEFAGKIKIAKVDVDANPALSQSFRIMSIPTMMFVKNGKIVGQEVGALPEHILRDVVNQLIALKI; encoded by the coding sequence ATGCCTAGCCCTGCCGCCGCAGAAAACACCTCAAAGGCGCTTCAGACAAAACCTGTTACCGTGACTGATGCGACCTTTGAGCAAGAGGTGCTCAAAAGCACGCTGCCGGTGATGGTTGATTTTTGGGCAGAATGGTGCGGTCCGTGCCGTCAGGTTGCCCCTATTTTGGATAAACTGGCAGCCGAATTCGCAGGCAAAATAAAAATTGCGAAGGTCGATGTGGACGCCAATCCTGCCCTCTCCCAATCATTTCGGATCATGAGCATTCCGACGATGATGTTTGTCAAAAATGGAAAGATCGTTGGGCAAGAGGTTGGGGCTTTGCCTGAACACATCTTGCGCGACGTGGTAAACCAACTGATCGCGCTGAAAATCTAA
- a CDS encoding DsrE/DsrF/DrsH-like family protein — protein MPHTEKKPARKLCIIVSKGALDMAYPPMILANAARMSGIEVDLFYTFWGLDCITEKKIDHLHLATVGNPSFPIPTIIGGLPGMSQVATNMMKRDIEKLDFPPPREFMQTLIDSGAHVYGCQMSMDMMKLTKEDLIEGVEVIGAMTFMELSENAQLLFV, from the coding sequence ATGCCCCACACGGAAAAGAAACCCGCCCGTAAGCTGTGCATCATCGTCTCGAAGGGGGCGTTGGATATGGCTTACCCGCCCATGATTTTGGCGAATGCTGCCCGTATGAGCGGCATTGAGGTTGACCTATTCTACACCTTTTGGGGTCTGGATTGCATCACCGAGAAGAAGATTGACCACCTGCATCTGGCAACGGTGGGCAACCCCTCGTTCCCCATCCCGACGATCATCGGCGGGCTGCCGGGCATGTCGCAGGTTGCTACGAACATGATGAAACGGGATATTGAAAAACTTGATTTCCCACCCCCCCGCGAGTTTATGCAGACCTTGATTGACTCCGGCGCTCATGTCTATGGCTGCCAAATGTCGATGGACATGATGAAACTGACGAAAGAGGACTTGATTGAGGGCGTGGAGGTTATTGGGGCAATGACCTTTATGGAACTCTCGGAAAACGCCCAACTATTGTTTGTTTAA
- a CDS encoding TusE/DsrC/DsvC family sulfur relay protein — protein MTAIHDNETTLRFDPEGYLADAHNWTPEIGEFLAAREGITLTERHWQVIRFARKEYDTTGESPTLRKITKNSGVDTKEIYQLFPGGPAKIVAKIAGLKKPTGCI, from the coding sequence ATGACTGCCATACACGATAATGAGACAACCCTTCGCTTTGATCCAGAAGGGTATTTGGCAGACGCCCACAATTGGACGCCAGAAATTGGCGAATTCTTAGCTGCCCGTGAAGGAATTACGCTCACCGAGCGCCATTGGCAGGTCATTCGCTTTGCCCGCAAGGAATACGACACGACGGGCGAATCACCCACGCTGCGGAAGATCACGAAAAACAGCGGGGTGGATACCAAAGAAATTTACCAACTGTTCCCAGGCGGTCCGGCAAAAATAGTCGCCAAGATCGCTGGCTTGAAGAAACCTACCGGCTGCATTTGA
- a CDS encoding NAD(P)/FAD-dependent oxidoreductase — protein MKTLIILGGGTGGTMVANRMSRQLNHDEWRIIVIDRDETHYYQPGFLFIPFGIYQPADVVKPKKNFLPKTVEVIFSEVERIEPDANRILLADGGRTLHYDELVIATGSGIHPEETEGLKGEGWYETIFDFYTPTGAAALQSFLSTWQGGRLVLNVAEMPIKCPVAPLEFLFLADWYFQKRGIRHKVDLVYATPLSGAFTKPRAAAVLGDLLSEKGIHVEADFNISAVDAGKQAIHAYDGRELPYDVLVSVPTHMGDPVIGRSGLGDELNFVPTNKHTLQANDHDNIWVIGDATNVPTSKAGSVAHFQLHTVTENILRHSTGKAPQPSFDGHANCFIESGFGKAILIDFNYEVEPIEGMFPLSGVGPMPLLKEARINHMGKLAFKWVYWHMLLHGRPLPIPTQMSLAGKQLTTSPN, from the coding sequence ATGAAAACATTGATTATTTTGGGGGGTGGCACAGGCGGCACGATGGTTGCTAACCGGATGTCCCGCCAGCTTAACCATGACGAATGGCGGATCATCGTTATTGACCGTGATGAGACTCACTACTACCAACCGGGGTTTTTGTTTATCCCCTTTGGCATCTACCAGCCCGCTGATGTGGTGAAGCCCAAAAAGAATTTTCTCCCCAAGACGGTGGAGGTCATTTTTTCTGAGGTGGAACGCATTGAGCCAGACGCCAACCGGATTCTCTTGGCAGATGGGGGGCGCACCCTCCACTATGATGAATTGGTCATTGCGACGGGCAGTGGGATTCACCCCGAAGAAACCGAGGGGTTGAAGGGCGAGGGGTGGTACGAGACCATCTTTGATTTTTATACACCAACGGGGGCAGCCGCCCTTCAGTCGTTTCTTTCAACGTGGCAAGGTGGACGGCTGGTGTTAAATGTGGCGGAAATGCCGATCAAATGCCCCGTTGCGCCGCTTGAGTTTCTCTTTCTTGCTGATTGGTATTTCCAAAAGCGGGGCATCCGCCACAAGGTTGATCTCGTTTATGCCACACCGCTTTCCGGCGCGTTTACCAAGCCGCGTGCCGCCGCTGTTTTGGGCGATTTGTTGAGCGAAAAAGGGATTCATGTCGAGGCGGATTTCAACATCAGCGCGGTGGATGCCGGCAAGCAAGCGATCCACGCTTACGATGGACGCGAACTGCCCTACGATGTGCTGGTGAGCGTCCCCACCCATATGGGCGATCCTGTAATCGGGCGCTCTGGTCTAGGCGATGAACTGAACTTTGTCCCAACAAACAAGCACACCCTCCAAGCCAACGATCACGACAACATCTGGGTCATAGGCGATGCTACCAATGTGCCGACCTCCAAAGCGGGGTCTGTCGCTCATTTTCAATTGCACACCGTGACGGAAAACATCCTCCGTCATAGTACCGGAAAAGCCCCCCAACCGAGCTTCGACGGACACGCCAACTGCTTTATCGAATCGGGCTTTGGGAAGGCAATTCTAATTGACTTCAACTATGAGGTTGAACCCATAGAAGGCATGTTCCCGCTGTCGGGGGTGGGTCCAATGCCCCTTCTGAAAGAGGCACGGATCAACCACATGGGCAAGTTAGCTTTCAAGTGGGTCTACTGGCATATGCTGCTGCATGGCAGACCACTTCCCATTCCAACACAGATGAGCCTTGCGGGGAAGCAGCTTACCACGAGTCCTAATTAG
- a CDS encoding winged helix-turn-helix transcriptional regulator — MKTTLREEVAQLHAQICNALADPNRILLLYALAEGIRNVSELSDLLSLPQPTVSRHLKVLKDRDIVCAQRDGQMVYYVLKDSRVIAALDLLRTVLAEQLQNQVTLARRVIPLENAN; from the coding sequence ATGAAAACAACCTTACGCGAAGAAGTTGCCCAACTTCATGCTCAAATTTGCAATGCCCTTGCCGACCCAAACCGGATTTTGCTTCTTTATGCGCTGGCAGAGGGTATCCGCAATGTCAGCGAATTGTCCGATCTGCTCAGCCTTCCACAGCCAACAGTGTCGCGCCACCTGAAAGTCCTAAAGGATCGGGACATAGTCTGCGCCCAACGGGATGGGCAAATGGTCTATTACGTCCTCAAGGATAGCCGCGTGATTGCCGCCCTGGATTTGCTGCGAACGGTCTTGGCAGAACAACTGCAAAACCAAGTGACATTGGCGCGTAGGGTGATTCCCTTAGAGAACGCCAATTAG
- a CDS encoding hybrid sensor histidine kinase/response regulator — protein sequence MSEKPCVVYIEDDTPSRVLVQVLLQQDYDIHTAANGLEGLNLVRRHQPDIVITDLNLPDLHGEMIAARIRTSAQKDIPIIALTSDSSREAKNRAIAAGCTGFLTKPIDGLNFSATIREYLHGRVDAISDNDRRRATGTVQAHLAQKLEDTLRQVQDDNAMLRTLDRAKNSFLTQVSHEMRTPLTVLSGYVQMLNAMMTPGGAIDESYTIMGKKLADSTKRLQTLINEFVIMARVASDQFELKFAPMRLSEPFADVKREYEDALQARRLSFETSGEGWEVAFMGDLALLRVVFSNLVSNAIKATPDGGRITINAAREAGNIHLTFRDTGVGIAANELTLLFQPFYTAIDVSRGKTSKTDFQGMGLGMGLTISTRIVEGHKGHVWAESPGHDPRGCPGSTFHVLIPVALTSPP from the coding sequence GTGAGCGAGAAACCTTGCGTTGTGTATATCGAGGACGATACCCCCTCGCGGGTGCTGGTACAGGTCTTGCTTCAGCAAGACTATGACATTCATACGGCGGCAAACGGCTTGGAGGGGTTGAATCTCGTCCGCCGCCATCAACCGGATATTGTGATCACCGATCTGAACCTCCCCGATTTACATGGCGAGATGATCGCCGCCCGCATCCGCACCTCTGCCCAAAAGGACATCCCCATCATCGCCCTCACCAGCGACAGCAGCCGCGAGGCGAAAAACCGCGCCATTGCCGCGGGCTGTACGGGGTTTTTGACGAAACCGATTGACGGCTTAAATTTTTCAGCGACGATCCGCGAATATCTTCATGGGCGTGTGGACGCCATTAGTGACAATGACCGACGGCGGGCAACGGGGACAGTTCAGGCACACCTTGCCCAAAAATTAGAGGACACCCTCCGCCAAGTGCAGGATGATAACGCCATGCTCCGCACGCTGGATCGGGCGAAAAATTCCTTCCTCACCCAGGTGTCTCATGAAATGCGCACGCCGCTGACCGTCCTTTCCGGTTATGTGCAAATGCTCAATGCGATGATGACCCCCGGCGGCGCCATTGATGAGTCCTACACGATAATGGGCAAGAAACTTGCCGATAGCACGAAACGCCTTCAAACGTTGATCAACGAATTTGTGATCATGGCGCGGGTGGCGTCCGATCAGTTTGAGTTGAAATTTGCCCCGATGCGCCTCTCCGAACCGTTTGCCGATGTGAAACGGGAGTACGAGGATGCCCTTCAAGCCCGCCGCCTGTCCTTTGAAACAAGCGGGGAGGGGTGGGAGGTTGCCTTCATGGGCGATCTGGCACTGCTGCGTGTAGTCTTTAGCAATCTCGTCAGCAACGCCATCAAAGCGACGCCCGACGGCGGCAGAATAACCATCAATGCGGCGCGGGAGGCAGGCAACATTCACCTCACCTTCCGCGATACCGGTGTAGGGATCGCCGCCAATGAATTAACCCTTTTGTTCCAACCCTTCTACACGGCAATTGATGTCAGCCGCGGCAAGACGAGCAAAACGGATTTTCAGGGAATGGGTTTGGGGATGGGGCTAACGATCAGCACGCGAATTGTTGAGGGGCATAAGGGGCATGTCTGGGCGGAAAGCCCCGGTCACGATCCACGTGGATGCCCGGGCAGCACCTTCCACGTCTTGATTCCGGTGGCACTAACCAGCCCGCCCTAA
- the truB gene encoding tRNA pseudouridine(55) synthase TruB, with translation MAAIFGFFVVDKPQGMTSHDVVAGVRRGLNIRRVGHAGTLDPLATGILVVCVGGATRLSDYVMASIKTYQAAIRLGETTDTYDAEGTILARRPTDHLTTEAVTAALAAFQGEIDQIPPMYSAIKQGGKKLYELARKGETVERAARRVTLETRLIRCTLPLLELEITCTAGTYIRSLAHDLGEALGVGGHLAALRRTRSGEARDGVAWDVLKAAFASGTWGEFLTDEQKLLASIPALHLSAEAAAHILHGRTFPAEADESGEVCRAYGTKGEFLAIVRRVGALWTPEKVFGGADPPA, from the coding sequence GTGGCGGCAATTTTCGGGTTTTTCGTTGTTGATAAACCACAGGGCATGACTAGCCACGATGTTGTGGCGGGCGTTCGGCGCGGGCTGAACATCCGCCGCGTTGGTCATGCCGGAACGCTTGATCCCCTTGCCACTGGGATTCTCGTTGTCTGTGTGGGGGGAGCAACGCGCCTCAGCGACTACGTTATGGCGTCTATAAAAACTTATCAGGCGGCGATCCGCCTCGGTGAGACGACAGACACCTACGACGCCGAAGGGACGATCCTCGCCCGCCGCCCAACCGACCACCTGACAACGGAAGCCGTTACCGCCGCCCTCGCCGCCTTTCAAGGCGAGATCGATCAAATTCCGCCCATGTACAGCGCTATCAAACAGGGCGGAAAAAAGCTCTATGAGCTTGCCCGAAAAGGGGAAACCGTTGAGCGGGCAGCGCGGCGGGTCACTCTTGAAACGCGCCTCATCCGCTGCACGCTCCCCCTTCTTGAGCTAGAAATCACCTGCACGGCGGGTACGTATATTCGCAGCCTTGCCCATGATCTTGGTGAGGCGTTGGGCGTTGGCGGGCATCTGGCGGCGCTGCGCCGGACGCGGAGTGGGGAGGCGCGGGACGGTGTAGCGTGGGATGTGTTGAAAGCGGCGTTTGCATCCGGCACATGGGGTGAGTTTCTTACCGATGAGCAAAAGTTGTTAGCCTCGATCCCCGCCCTCCATCTGAGCGCGGAAGCGGCGGCGCACATCTTGCATGGACGAACCTTCCCCGCCGAGGCGGATGAATCAGGCGAGGTCTGCCGCGCTTACGGCACAAAGGGGGAGTTCCTCGCCATTGTGCGGCGGGTGGGGGCGCTGTGGACGCCGGAAAAGGTGTTCGGGGGGGCAGACCCACCCGCTTAG
- a CDS encoding carbohydrate kinase family protein, translating into MNEIVVTGSIAYDYLMRFPGKFREQLLLDKLDMISLSFLVDDMARHWGGSGANIAYNLGLLGYRPRLAGTVGRDFADYRTWLEQNGVDTSAVVVEEQVFTASFFANTDEENNQIASFYGGAMNFARNYSLEQTIPMIPDYVIISPNDPVAMANLVEECIRRGIPFMYDPSQQIPRLDAETLRRGVENCHALTVNEYEWEMLSRKVGMSEADVLKKAKVFVRTLGKKGAEIFTAESHYPIPIYPTEQITDPTGVGDAFRAGLLVSMAFNIPWDVAGRAASLAAAYALEQVGTQVHRYTPEAFITRYREVFDDQGALDALKRVRS; encoded by the coding sequence ATGAATGAAATCGTTGTCACCGGCTCCATCGCATATGACTATCTGATGCGCTTTCCGGGCAAGTTCCGCGAACAGCTTCTCTTAGACAAACTGGACATGATCAGCCTCAGTTTCCTCGTTGATGATATGGCGCGGCACTGGGGTGGGTCGGGGGCAAATATTGCCTATAATCTGGGCTTGTTGGGGTACCGTCCCCGTTTGGCGGGGACGGTGGGGCGCGATTTTGCCGATTACCGGACGTGGCTGGAACAAAATGGGGTGGATACCAGCGCGGTGGTGGTGGAAGAACAGGTTTTCACAGCATCCTTCTTCGCCAATACCGATGAGGAAAACAACCAGATTGCCTCATTTTACGGCGGGGCGATGAACTTTGCCCGCAATTACAGCCTCGAACAGACTATCCCCATGATCCCTGATTATGTCATTATCTCCCCCAACGATCCCGTCGCCATGGCAAACCTTGTTGAAGAATGCATCCGGCGGGGAATTCCCTTCATGTATGATCCGAGCCAGCAAATTCCACGCTTGGATGCCGAAACGCTGCGGCGGGGGGTCGAAAACTGCCACGCGCTGACGGTGAACGAGTACGAATGGGAGATGCTCTCGCGCAAGGTGGGCATGAGCGAGGCGGACGTTCTAAAAAAGGCGAAGGTATTCGTCCGCACACTGGGAAAAAAGGGCGCGGAAATCTTCACCGCCGAGAGCCACTACCCGATCCCGATTTACCCAACCGAACAGATTACCGACCCAACAGGTGTCGGGGACGCCTTCCGTGCTGGACTGCTGGTGAGCATGGCGTTCAATATCCCCTGGGATGTGGCGGGACGGGCGGCGTCGCTGGCGGCGGCGTATGCTCTAGAACAAGTTGGGACGCAGGTTCATCGCTATACCCCAGAGGCGTTCATCACCCGCTATCGGGAGGTGTTTGATGATCAGGGGGCGTTGGATGCCCTGAAGCGCGTGCGGAGTTAG
- the miaA gene encoding tRNA (adenosine(37)-N6)-dimethylallyltransferase MiaA, translated as MPLAGKQRGVVVITGATGIGKTALAVALVQHLPVEIVSADSRQIYRHMDIATAKPTPAERAAVPHHLIDIVNPDEVLTLAGYQAAAYAALDAIYGRGLIPLLVGGTGQYLAAVMEGWSAPDVPPNAELRAEFEAQIAAGEGAALVARLHQLDPQAAAFIDPRNLRRVIRALEVTLLTGQPFSAQRGKTPPPYSFLKLALTGDRESLYNRLDSRIEGMIAAGLVEEVRYLHECGYGWSLPAMSGLGYAQLGAHLRGELSLAEAVSRFKYDTHDFVRRQYTWFRRYADLIWLESPQAGAVALQVREWAAGLA; from the coding sequence ATGCCGTTGGCTGGTAAGCAGCGAGGCGTTGTTGTCATTACGGGGGCGACAGGGATCGGCAAAACCGCCCTCGCCGTCGCCCTTGTGCAGCACCTTCCCGTAGAAATTGTCAGCGCCGACAGCCGTCAAATTTACCGCCACATGGACATTGCGACGGCAAAGCCCACCCCCGCTGAACGCGCCGCCGTCCCCCATCACCTAATCGACATTGTGAATCCCGACGAGGTGCTGACGCTTGCCGGCTATCAGGCGGCTGCCTATGCCGCCCTTGATGCTATTTATGGGCGGGGGCTGATCCCCCTCTTGGTCGGGGGGACGGGGCAATATCTGGCGGCGGTGATGGAGGGCTGGTCGGCGCCGGATGTTCCGCCCAACGCCGAACTTCGTGCCGAATTTGAGGCGCAAATTGCCGCCGGAGAGGGGGCGGCGCTGGTCGCCCGTCTGCATCAGCTTGACCCACAGGCGGCAGCGTTCATCGACCCGCGCAACCTGCGGCGGGTGATCCGAGCGTTGGAGGTAACACTCCTTACTGGGCAGCCCTTTAGCGCCCAGAGAGGCAAAACGCCCCCTCCTTATTCCTTTCTTAAACTTGCTCTCACGGGGGATCGAGAAAGCCTGTATAATCGCCTTGATTCACGCATTGAGGGAATGATTGCGGCGGGATTGGTGGAGGAAGTGCGCTATCTCCATGAGTGCGGCTATGGGTGGAGCTTGCCCGCCATGAGTGGGTTGGGATATGCCCAACTTGGCGCTCATCTGCGGGGGGAACTAAGCCTTGCTGAGGCAGTTAGCCGCTTCAAATATGACACCCATGATTTTGTCCGCCGTCAGTACACATGGTTTCGCCGTTACGCCGATTTGATCTGGTTGGAATCCCCGCAGGCGGGGGCGGTTGCCCTTCAGGTGCGTGAATGGGCAGCGGGGTTAGCGTAG
- a CDS encoding YraN family protein: MPTTRTKGNAAEDRAVSALRERGYTIHERNWRLGEGEIDIVAHEGGDWVFVEVRASYDGIDAALESVGKGKQGRLRRLAAAYLAAHDLGEVAHRIDLVVIDLKTNALEILTHAVGW; encoded by the coding sequence ATGCCCACCACCAGAACAAAAGGAAACGCCGCTGAGGATCGCGCTGTTTCCGCCTTGCGCGAACGGGGATACACGATTCACGAGCGAAATTGGCGTCTGGGCGAGGGCGAGATTGATATTGTGGCACACGAAGGGGGCGATTGGGTCTTTGTTGAAGTCCGCGCCAGCTATGACGGTATTGATGCGGCGCTAGAGAGCGTGGGAAAAGGAAAACAAGGGCGGCTGCGCCGGCTTGCCGCTGCCTACCTTGCTGCCCACGATCTGGGGGAAGTCGCCCACCGGATTGATTTGGTGGTCATTGATCTAAAGACAAATGCCCTTGAGATTCTGACCCATGCCGTTGGCTGGTAA
- a CDS encoding SPFH domain-containing protein, with translation MLIDVVSHPNVMDDELVYREPQGGNGQFRMGSQCIVQESQTAIFVRQGQVLDSLPPGGHTLSTGNLPLLSGALKILITSGKTPFTADVYFVNLKDLPAVPWGTNPPIYMETPGKGPGFMLLRNRGVVDIGIEDPIRFLKQYGMGKPIMRLGDIRDRIQTVLLGTITSLLSKQQINNLQAANALIDDLEAGALALLNEEFVALGLRIKSFQAQGFDIADITQQDLIKYGGNTGTFADLKRLDIAQDAANNPGIGGTAAAAGVGFGVGQQMGGIMNPDAAAAQQQQQQQMNMMMQQMMMNMMNNMNQGNQAQPPAGAAPAGGATPTTKEEIQAMIDSLDMKLASGEISEAVYNKLVAKWEEKLKGM, from the coding sequence ATGTTGATCGATGTTGTCTCCCATCCAAACGTGATGGATGATGAACTAGTATACCGTGAGCCGCAAGGCGGGAACGGTCAATTTCGCATGGGGTCGCAGTGTATTGTCCAAGAATCGCAAACAGCGATCTTCGTCCGGCAGGGGCAGGTGTTGGATTCGCTCCCTCCCGGCGGGCATACACTTTCGACAGGGAATTTGCCGCTGCTCTCTGGTGCGCTGAAAATCCTTATCACCAGCGGGAAAACGCCCTTCACCGCCGATGTCTATTTTGTCAATCTGAAAGACCTCCCCGCCGTGCCATGGGGGACGAACCCGCCCATCTACATGGAAACGCCCGGCAAAGGTCCCGGCTTTATGCTGCTGCGCAATCGCGGGGTTGTGGATATTGGGATCGAAGACCCCATCCGCTTTTTGAAACAATATGGGATGGGCAAGCCGATCATGCGGCTTGGGGATATTCGGGATCGCATTCAGACCGTCCTCTTGGGGACGATCACCAGTTTGCTCTCCAAACAGCAGATCAATAACCTTCAGGCGGCGAACGCCCTCATTGATGACCTTGAGGCGGGGGCGCTGGCGCTTTTGAACGAGGAATTTGTGGCGCTTGGCTTGCGGATTAAATCGTTCCAAGCACAGGGCTTCGATATTGCCGACATCACGCAGCAAGACCTGATCAAGTATGGCGGGAATACCGGCACCTTTGCCGACCTCAAACGCTTGGATATTGCCCAAGATGCGGCGAACAATCCCGGCATTGGCGGGACGGCAGCAGCAGCCGGTGTTGGCTTTGGTGTTGGGCAGCAGATGGGGGGCATCATGAACCCTGACGCCGCCGCCGCACAACAACAACAGCAGCAGCAGATGAACATGATGATGCAGCAGATGATGATGAACATGATGAACAACATGAATCAGGGCAATCAGGCGCAGCCGCCCGCCGGGGCAGCCCCTGCTGGTGGGGCAACACCGACGACGAAGGAAGAAATTCAAGCGATGATCGACAGCCTTGATATGAAACTGGCAAGCGGCGAGATCAGCGAGGCGGTCTATAACAAGCTGGTTGCCAAGTGGGAAGAAAAATTGAAGGGGATGTAA
- a CDS encoding NUDIX domain-containing protein — protein MTTSAAHQGMDIGRWITIPRTLIFLYNGGDVLLMRRSPTTPIFPGHYNGIGGHIERNEDPYAGALREITEESGLTPSQISALRLRGIVQVDGGGAAGVIMFIFSGEALARAVQDTAEGALAWVSPQSVSSLPCVEDIPIYLERIASGGDLPFFAHLSYDAQDRMILRFAEIR, from the coding sequence ATGACGACAAGCGCAGCACACCAGGGAATGGACATTGGGCGGTGGATCACCATCCCACGTACTCTCATCTTCCTCTATAATGGTGGGGATGTCCTCTTGATGAGACGTTCGCCCACGACCCCCATCTTTCCGGGGCATTACAACGGCATTGGGGGGCATATTGAACGCAACGAAGACCCCTACGCCGGAGCGCTGCGCGAAATTACCGAGGAAAGTGGATTAACCCCCAGCCAGATTAGCGCCCTTCGGCTGCGCGGCATTGTACAGGTTGATGGCGGCGGGGCGGCGGGGGTGATCATGTTCATCTTCAGCGGGGAGGCGCTTGCCCGTGCCGTACAGGACACGGCGGAGGGAGCGTTGGCGTGGGTTAGCCCGCAAAGCGTCTCTAGCTTGCCCTGTGTGGAGGACATTCCGATCTACCTTGAGCGGATCGCCAGCGGCGGCGATCTTCCCTTTTTTGCCCACCTTAGCTATGACGCGCAAGATCGCATGATCCTTCGCTTTGCGGAGATACGATGA